The proteins below are encoded in one region of Mya arenaria isolate MELC-2E11 chromosome 15, ASM2691426v1:
- the LOC128220294 gene encoding kelch-like protein 13: MSESRDVRRVKSDNYGDAVLQNLSQLRERSELCDFKVSAGGRVFEVHKCLLAATSDYFRVMLGGINTESQQNMVDLKAVSPDGLQYVLDFIYSGELPLNLDNLTEVINTASHLQVHSGLDLCSNYMISLMTFENAEEFLNIADTYSLKKVLDHWDHMIQTRFIEFSQTHQFLKMSSEMLNKHLKQDTVTIQSEFKLFKCIERWFYYNDSRINTDGVRVLSHIRFPLMSQVELASIQESNVIKRCPQGIQFLAKGFRFHMESKEGHPVIETVSNIRSNTACLVFVHYGSSYMPFQITTYDKKSKMFYRLFSDVNGSRDCRLAVVDNFLYTCRVVDFGGGSLMSSVFRFDPRHLCGQEVRPMRRLRLDFALIAVGKYLYVFGGLTDQFAILDSVERYNVAENIWEDLPPLHSATHSMAGIQYQDNVYLSGGVVLMGPERQAMNTFLCYHTTSRIYESKPGMLYARRLHDMVLVGERVYVMGGIPRTGTPLHGQIPIEYYSHLSNQWTLLSSTLSGRSVGHYLYHENAIMSLGHEHHNATEDEVWAYSPDSDTWARHIKAPQRLSLTQAMCVRLHLNFADEKVSKLFMKEK, from the exons ATGAGTGAAAGCCGAGATGTACGCCGTGTGAAATCAGACAATTACGGAGATGCTGTGTTGCAGAATCTCAGCCAGTTGCGAGAGCGTTCAGAGCTGTGTGACTTTAAGGTGTCAGCTGGTGGCAGGGTGTTTGAG GTACACAAATGTTTGCTTGCTGCCACCAGTGACTACTTCAGAGTCATGTTGGGGGGAATCAACACAGAAAGCCAGCAGAATATGGTGGACCTGAAAG CCGTGTCCCCGGACGGCCTGCAGTATGTTCTGGATTTTATCTACAGCGGAGAGCTGCCCCTTAATTTAGACAATCTCACAGAAGTTATCAACACTGCAAGCCATTTACAG GTTCACTCTGGTTTGGACCTGTGTAGCAATTACATGATCTCATTAATGACCTTTGAAAATGCTGAGGAGTTTCTTAACATTGCCGACACTTATTCATTGAAGAAAGTTCTCGACCACTGGGACCACATGATACAAACTAGATTCATTGAATTTAGTCAGACTCATCAATTTCTGAAAATGAGTTCagaaatgttaaacaaacactTGAAACAAGACACCGTCACGATCCAATCTGAGTTTAAATTATTCAAGTGTATTGAACGCTGGTTTTATTACAATGACTCCAGAATCAACACTGACGGGGTCCGCGTTTTATCTCATATTCGATTTCCACTAATGTCCCAAGTAGAACTAGCCTCTATCCAAGAAAGCAATGTCATCAAACGCTGCCCTCAGGGAATTCAGTTTCTCGCAAAAGGATTCAGATTTCACATGGAGAGCAAGGAAGGTCACCCCGTTATTGAAACTGTTTCTAACATTCGCAGTAATACGGCGTGTTTAGTGTTTGTGCATTATGGGTCGTCTTACATGCCATTTCAAATAACTACTTACGACAAAAAGTCAAAAATGTTCTATAGACTTTTCTCAGACGTGAATGGAAGTAGAGACTGTCGGTTAGCGGTAGTCGATAACTTCCTGTATACATGCAGGGTGGTTGATTTTGGCGGGGGAAGTCTTATGAGCTCTGTGTTCAGATTTGATCCACGACATTTGTGTGGCCAGGAAGTGAGACCTATGCGTAGACTAAGGTTAGACTTCGCTCTCATAGCCGTAGGGAAGTACCTCTATGTATTTGGAGGCCTAACGGACCAGTTTGCAATACTAGACTCTGTAGAGCGCTACAACGTGGCGGAAAACATCTGGGAAGATTTACCACCACTACATTCTGCGACCCACTCTATGGCAGGGATACAGTACCAGGATAACGTCTATCTCAGTGGGGGTGTTGTGCTCATGGGTCCAGAACGGCAGGCTATGAATACTTTCCTATGCTACCACACTACCTCAAGAATCTATGAAAGCAAACCAGGGATGTTGTACGCTCGACGGTTACATGATATGGTATTAGTGGGTGAACGCGTGTACGTTATGGGCGGAATTCCGAGAACGGGTACCCCTCTCCACGGACAAATCCCTATTGAATATTACAGCCATCTTTCGAACCAGTGGACGCTCCTCTCCAGTACTCTCAGTGGCCGGTCTGTCGGACATTACCTCTACCATGAAAACGCCATAATGTCGCTCGGTCATGAGCATCACAACGCTACGGAGGACGAGGTCTGGGCGTATAGCCCGGACTCTGATACCTGGGCTCGGCATATAAAGGCACCGCAACGGTTGAGCCTGACTCAGGCCATGTGTGTCAGGTTGCATTTGAACTTTGCTGATGAGAAAGTTAGTAAACTCTTCATGAAGGAGAAATGA